The following coding sequences lie in one Cucurbita pepo subsp. pepo cultivar mu-cu-16 chromosome LG13, ASM280686v2, whole genome shotgun sequence genomic window:
- the LOC111808770 gene encoding cytochrome P450 89A2-like produces the protein MNWILFIIVSIFISFVVKLVLFPLRSGPYKLPPGPTAFPILTNFIWLRQSPLAVESVLRSFMAKYGPIITIHVGPSPAIVIADRSIVHKALVQNGAIFADRPQVLSINRITASGNLDNITSAPYSPTWRLLRRNLAGVMLHPSRVRGYSRVRKRVLDILVTRLESRPGSETLVVQHFQFATFCLLALMCFGDELNETQILEIQQVQREIIVNLQRFLILNFWPKLMKILLRKRWKEYLQLKNKQHEVLIPIIKAREKVKHEITKVGEEKEENLVSYVDTLIDLELIDQKRKLNNEEIVNLCSEFLNAGTDTTTTTLQWIMANLVKNPQIQQKLFEEIDGIMKSCKTGHGLRDEEVKEEDLGKLPYLKAVILEGLRRHPPGHFILPHAVKEDTTLENYFIPKNGTVNIMSGEMGWDPEVWEDPMTFKPERFMSGDGEASSTMFDITGSKEIKMMPFGVGRRICPGYGLAMLHLEYFVANLVWRFEWKAVEGDEVDLSEKMEFTIWMKNPLKAQLRPRF, from the exons atgaattgGATTTTGTTCATAATTGTATCCATTTTCATATCCTTTGTTGTAAAGTTAGTTCTTTTCCCTTTGAGGAGTGGCCCTTACAAGCTCCCACCAGGGCCAACCGCCTTCCCAATACTCACAAACTTCATATGGCTACGCCAGTCGCCTCTTGCAGTTGAATCTGTGCTGCGTAGTTTCATGGCTAAATATGGCCCCATCATCACCATCCACGTCGGTCCGTCCCCAGCCATCGTCATCGCCGATCGCTCCATCGTCCACAAAGCCCTCGTCCAAAATGGTGCCATCTTCGCCGACCGCCCTCAAGTTCTCTCCATCAATCGGATCACGGCCTCGGGTAACCTCGACAACATCACCTCCGCCCCTTATAGCCCTACTTGGCGTCTCCTCCGCCGTAATCTTGCAGGGGTAATGCTTCATCCTTCGCGGGTCAGGGGTTATTCTCGAGTCCGTAAAAGGGTGTTGGATATCCTCGTCACTCGTCTTGAATCTCGACCGGGATCGGAGACCTTAGttgttcaacattttcaatttGCTACGTTTTGTTTGTTGGCTTTGATGTGCTTTGGAGATGAGCTGAATGAGACACAAATCTTGGAAATTCAACAAGTTCAACGTGAGATTATTGTAAATTTGCAACGCTTTCTTATACTCAATTTTTGGCCTAAATTGATGAAGATTTTGCTTCGTAAGCGTTGGAAGGAATATTTACAACTCAAGAACAAACAACATGAG GTTCTGATTCCGATAATCAAGGCACGAGAGAAGGTCAAACATGAAATAACAAAAgtgggagaagaaaaagaagagaatttGGTATCATATGTTGATACATTGATTGATTTGGAGCTCATCGACCAAAAGCGAAAGCTTAATAATGAAGAGATAGTAAATTTATGCTCGGAGTTTCTAAACGCTGGGACCGACACGACGACGACAACATTGCAATGGATCATGGCGAATTTAGTGAAGAACCCACAAATCCAACAGAAACTTTTTGAAGAGATCGATGGAATTATGAAATCTTGTAAGACGGGACATGGATTACGAGATGAAGAGGTAAAGGAAGAAGATTTAGGGAAGCTTCCATATTTGAAAGCTGTGATTCTAGAAGGGTTACGACGACACCCGCCGGGGCATTTCATATTACCCCATGCAGTGAAAGAAGACACGACGTTGGAGAATTACTTCATACCGAAAAACGGGACGGTGAATATCATGTCGGGGGAGATGGGATGGGATCCAGAAGTATGGGAGGATCCGATGACGTTTAAGCCAGAGAGGTTCATGAGTGGCGACGGAGAGGCGTCGTCGACGATGTTCGATATAACCGGGAGCAAGGAGATTAAAATGATGCCGTTCGGAGTCGGGAGGAGGATATGTCCGGGGTATGGTTTAGCAATGCTTCATTTGGAATATTTTGTAGCTAATTTGGTATGGAGATTTGAGTGGAAAGCTGTGGAAGGAGATGAAGTTGATTTATCAGAGAAGATGGAATTCACCATTTGGATGAAGAACCCTCTCAAAGCACAATTACGTCCAAGGTTTTAg
- the LOC111808772 gene encoding cytochrome P450 89A2-like, whose product MNWIVFIIVSIFISFLVKLVLFPLRSGPYKLPPGPTAFPILTNFIWLRQSPLAIESVLRSFTAKYGPIITIHVGPSPAIIIADRSIVHKALVQNGAIFADRPRALSINRITASGNLDNITSAPYSPTWRLLRRNLAGVMLHPSRVRAYSQVRKRVLDILVTRLESRPESDTLVVKHFQFATFCLLALMCFGDELNETQILEIHQVQREIIVNLQRFLILNLWPKLMKILLRKRWKEYLQLKNKQHEVLIPVIKAREKTKHEITKEGEEKEENLVSYVDTLIDLQLIDQKRKLNNEEIVNLCSEFLNAGTDTTTTTLQWIMANLVKNPQIQQKLFEEIDGIMKSSTTRHGLREEEVKEEDLGKLPYLKAVILEGLRRHPPGHFILPHAVKEDTTLENYFIPKNGTVNIMSGDMGWDPEVWEDPMTFKPERFMSGDGEASSTMFDITGSKEIKMMPFGVGRRICPGYGLAMLHLEYFVANLVWRFEWKAVEGDEVDLSEKMEFTIWMKNPLKAQLRPRF is encoded by the exons ATGAATTGGATTGTGTTCATAATTGtatccattttcatttcctttcttgTAAAGTTGGTTCTTTTCCCTTTGAGGAGTGGCCCTTACAAGCTCCCACCAGGGCCAACCGCCTTCCCAATACTCACAAACTTCATATGGCTACGCCAGTCGCCTCTTGCAATTGAATCTGTGCTGCGCAGTTTCACGGCCAAATATGGCCCCATCATCACCATCCATGTCGGCCCGTCCCCGGCCATCATCATCGCCGACCGCTCCATCGTCCACAAAGCCCTCGTCCAAAATGGTGCCATCTTCGCCGACCGCCCTCGAGC TCTCTCCATCAATCGGATCACGGCCTCGGGTAACCTCGACAACATCACCTCCGCCCCTTATAGCCCTACTTGGCGTCTCCTCCGCCGTAATCTTGCAGGGGTAATGCTTCACCCTTCGCGGGTCAGGGCTTATTCCCAAGTCCGTAAAAGGGTGTTGGACATCCTCGTTACTCGTCTTGAATCTCGACCGGAATCGGACACCTTAGTTGttaaacattttcaatttgCTACGTTTTGTTTGTTGGCTTTGATGTGCTTTGGAGATGAGCTGAATGAGACACAAATCTTGGAAATTCATCAAGTTCAACGTGAGATTATTGTAAATTTGCAACGCTTTCTTATACTCAATTTGTGGCCTAAATTGATGAAGATTTTGCTTCGTAAGCGTTGGAAGGAATATTTACAACTCAAGAACAAACAACATGAG GTTCTCATCCCGGTAATCAAGGCACGAGAGAAGACCAAACatgaaataacaaaagaaggagaagaaaaagaagagaatttGGTATCATATGTTGATACATTGATTGATTTGCAGCTCATCgaccaaaaaagaaagcttaataatgaagaaatagtaaatttaTGCTCGGAGTTTCTAAACGCCGGGACCGACACCACGACGACGACATTGCAATGGATCATGGCGAATTTAGTGAAGAACCCACAAATCCAACAGAAACTTTTTGAAGAGATTGATGGAATTATGAAATCTAGTACGACACGACATGGATTACGAGAGGAAGAGGTAAAGGAAGAAGATTTAGGGAAGCTTCCATATTTGAAAGCTGTGATTCTAGAAGGGTTACGACGACACCCGCCGGGGCATTTCATATTACCCCATGCAGTGAAAGAAGACACGACGTTGGAGAATTACTTCATACCGAAAAACGGGACAGTGAATATCATGTCAGGAGATATGGGATGGGATCCGGAAGTATGGGAGGATCCGATGACGTTTAAGCCAGAGAGGTTCATGAGTGGCGACGGAGAGGCGTCGTCGACGATGTTCGATATAACCGGGAGCAAGGAGATTAAAATGATGCCGTTCGGAGTCGGGAGGAGGATATGTCCGGGGTATGGTTTAGCAATGCTTCATTTGGAATATTTTGTAGCTAATTTGGTATGGAGATTTGAGTGGAAAGCTGTGGAAGGAGATGAAGTTGATTTATCAGAGAAGATGGAATTCACCATTTGGATGAAGAACCCTCTCAAAGCACAATTACGTCCAAGGTTTTAg